Within the Streptomyces sp. NBC_00353 genome, the region CCTCGTACGACATGCTCAGCGGCGTACGCTCCGGGGCCGGGATCGTCGCCGGGGTGCTGACCGGCGCACACGACAAGGACCAGCTGGAACGCAACGGGGCCACGCACGTACTGGGTTCGGTCGCCGAGCTGCCGGACCTGATCGCCCGGGCGGAAGCATGACCGGCACACCCGCACCCGCAGCAGCCGGTCGGACCGCGCAGGGCGGCGGGATCCGGTTCGACGGGGTCAGCGTCGCGTACGGCAGGAACACCGTCCTCGACCGGCTCGATCTGACCGTCGAACCCGGCGAGGTCATGGCGCTGCTCGGGCCCTCCGGATCCGGCAAGACCACCGCCCTGCGCGCCGTCGCCGGCTTCGTCCGGCCCGCCTCCGGGCGGGTCTGGCTCGGCGACCGCGATGTCACCGGGCTGCCACCGCACAAGCGCGGCATCGGCATGGTCGTCCAGCAGTACGCGCTCTTCCCGCACATGCGGGTCCAGGACAACGTCGCCTTCGGCCTCAAGGCCCGCAAGGTCGCAAAGGCCGAGATCCCCGCACGGGTCGCCGAAGCCCTCGAACTCGTCGGCATGGCCGCGTACGCCAAGCGCTACCCGCGCGAGCTCTCCGGCGGTCAGCAGCAGCGCGTCGCCATCGCCCGCGCGCTCGCCGTCCGCCCCGGTGTCCTGCTGCTCGACGAACCGCTCTCCGCGCTCGACGCCCGGCTGCGCTCCGGGATGCTCGCCGAACTGGCCCGCCTGCACCGGGAGTTGCCGGACGTCTCCATCCTGTACGTGACCCATGACCAGGTCGAGGCGCTGACCCTCGCCGACCGGATCGCGGTCATGGACAAGGCGCGACTGCAGGACTGCGGCACCCCGCAGGAGCTGTACCGCCGCCCGCGTACGGAGTTCACCGCGTCGTTCGTCGGCAACGCCAACCTGCTGCCGGTCACCGTCGCCGGGACCGCGGGCACCGTGGAGTTCGCCGGGCGCAGGCTCGACGTACCGACCGGCGAGGCGGCCGACGGCGTCACCGCCACCCTCTGCGTCCGGCCCCACCTGGTCGGACTCGGCGACGGGCCCAACGCGCTGACCGGCGCCCTCGCCGAGGTCCAGTGGCGCGGCTCCACCCATCGGCTGTACGTCGACGTCGAAGGCCACCGGATCAAGGCCGACCTCCCCGAACTGCGCGACACTCCGGCGCTCGGCGACCGGGTCACCCTGCACTTCGCCGCCGAGGACGCGGTGCTGCTCCCGGCCGGCGCCGGGGTCGGGGGAGGAGTTCGTGCCTAGCGCCGTGACCGGAGACATTTCCTCGGGTGCGTCCGGCAGCGGCCTTGTCCTCAACCGCCGGACGGGCTCGAAGTACCGCATGGCCCCCCGGTTCGTGTGGGTGTTGCCGCCCGTTGCCGTTCTTGCTCTTGTCTTCCTCTATCCGCTGGTCCTCGTCGTCCAGCAGTCCGTCAGCCCGGACGAGGGCGGCACCTCGCTCGCCCCGTACGGCGACGTCTTCGCCTCCGCGTCATTCCGCTCGGCGCTGACCACCACCGTCTGGCTCGCCGTCGGCTCGACCGCCGGCTGTCTGGTGCTCGGCCTCGTCCTCGCCCTGGTGATCGCGTTCGTACCGTTCCCCGGCGGCAGGGCGGTCGCCAGGTTCATCGACGTCTTCCTCTCCTTCCCGTCCTTCCTGATCACCCTCGCCCTGCTGTTCATCTACGGCACCGTGGGCATGGCCAACGGCGTCTGGAGGGATGCCACCGGAGCGGCGGACGGGCCCTTCCACTTCCTCACCACCCCGTGGGGCGTCCTCCTCGCGGAGATCACGTACTTCACCCCGTTCGTGATGCGGCCACTGCTCGCCGCGTTCTCGCAGCTCGACACCGCACAGCTGGAGGTCGCCTCCTCCCTGGGCGCGAAGCCGGCCCGGATCGTGCGGCAGGTGATCCTCCCCGAGGCGCTGCCGGCGCTCGCCGCGGGCGGCTCCCTCGTCCTCGTGATGTGCCTCAACGAGTTCGGGATCGTGCTGTTCACCGGGGCCAAAGGGGTCACGACCCTGCCGATGCTCGTCTACGGCAAGGCGATCCTGGAGTCCGACTACCCGGCCGCCTGTGCCGTCGCCGTCGTCAACATCGCGATCTCCGTGGGTCTCTACAGCCTGTATCGGATGGTGAGCCGCCGTGTTGGTGCATAGCCGTACCGGGAAGTGGGCCACCTGGACCGTCTTCTTCCTGCTCTTCGTCCCACTGTTCGCACTGCCCCTGCTGGTGATCGTCGCCGCGTCGTTCACCACCAACTGGTCCGGTGCCTTCCCCTCGGGCCCGACCACCGAGCACTACCGGGCCGCCACCAGTGGCGACTCCCTCCAGGCCCTCACCACCAGCCTGATCACCGCCGTCGGCGCCAGCCTGCTCGCCCTCACCATCGGCTCCTGGGCCGCGCTCGCCGCCGCCACGCTGCGGCGGCGGGGCAAGAGGTTCCTGGACGGGCTGTTCATGCTGCCGGTCGCCGTACCGTCCGTCGTCGTCGGCCTCGCCGTGCTCGTCGCGTTCAGCAGGCCGCCGATGCTGCTCAACGGCACGCGCTGGATCGTGATCCTGGCGCACACCATTCTTGTCACGGCGTTCGCCTACCAGTCGGTCTCGGCTGCGACAGTGCGTCTCGACCCGATGTACGAGCAGGCGGCAGCCAGCCTCGGCGCCCGCCCCTCCTACGTCCTGTGGCGGATCAAGCTGCCGCTCCTGCTGCCCTCCCTCACGGCCGCCGCGGGGCTCTGCTTCGCCCTGTCCATGGGTGAGCTGAGCGCCACGATGATGCTCTACCCGCCCGACTGGACACCGCTCCCGGTGCAGATCTTCGCGGCCACCGACCGTGGCTCGCTCTTCACCGGCGCCGCCGTGGCCGTGGTCCTCATGGGCACGACGCTGCTGGTCCTGCTCGCGGTCTCCCGCATCCGCACCAAAGCCTCGTACCGCTGACACCCCTTACCGAACCAACCTCCAGGAGATGCGACACCCATGCGCAAGAGCCACCTCAAGCCGCTGGCCGCCGTCACCGGCGCGCTCGCCCTCGCCGCCACCCTCTCCGCCTGCGGCGGTTCCTCCGCCGCCTCCGACGAGAAGATCGTCACCGTCTACAGCGCGGACGGGCTCAAGGGCGAGAACGGCGACGGCTGGTACGACAAGGTCTTCAAGGACTTCGAGAAGAAGACCGGCATCAAGGTCGAGTACGTGGAGGGCGGCTCCGGCGAGATGGTGCAGCGCGCCGCCCGCGAGAAGTCCAACACCCAGGCCGATGTACTGGTCACACTCCCGCCGTTCATCCAGCAGGCCGACTCCAAAGGCCTCCTGACGGCGTACGAACCGGCCGGCTCCGACCAGGTCGACGGCGCCGACAAGTCGTCCGACTCCAAGTGGACCTCGGTCGTCAACAACTACTTCGGCTTCGTCTACAACAAGAAGGAACTGAAGACCGCGCCCACCACCTGGGACGAGCTCACCGACGCGAAGTACAAGGAGAAGATCCAGTACTCCACCCCCGGAGTCGCCGGTGACGGCACGGCCGTACTCATCAAGGCCATGCACGACTTCGGCGGCAAGGAGCCGGCGATGGAGTACCTGAAGAAGCTTCAGGCCAACAACGTCGGCCCGTCCGCCTCCACCGGCAAGCTCGCCCCCAAGGTCGACAAGGGCGAACTGCTCGTCGCCAACGGCGACGTCCAGATGAACTACGCCCAGTCCAAGGACATGCCGAACCTCGGCATCTGGTTCCCGGCGAAGTCCGGCTCCAAGCCCACCACGTTCGCCCTGCCCTACGCGGCCGGACTGGTCAGCAAGGCCCCGCACAGCGCCAACGGCAAGAAGCTGCTCGACTTCATGCTCTCCGAGCAGGCCCAGAAGGACGTCAGCGAGGTCGGCGGCGGCTTCTCCGCCCGCAAGGACATCGAGGCCACCGACGCGAACGCCATCGAGCTCAGCAAGCTGATGGACGGGGTGGAGGTCTTCGAGCCGGACTGGTCGGACATAGACGCCAACCTGGACGGATATGTGGACGCCTGGAAGACGGCCACCGGAAGCTGACCGCGGCGACCGGCACGGGCCCACCGGCCCGGCACCCTAAAATCGGGGATGTCGGCGCTGCACAACGCGGTGCCGCCGGCGTCCCCGCACACGGCGTACGGCAGGAGTCCCACATGGCAGAGCGCAAGCCGATCACATCCTGGCTCACCGACATGGACGGAGTCCTGATCCACGAAGGCACGCCGATCCCCGGGGCGGACGCCTTCATAAAGCGGCTGCGGGAGTCCGGGCTGCCGTTCCTGGTGCTCACCAACAACTCGATCTACACGGCACGCGACCTGCACGCCCGCTTGGCTCGCATGGGCCTGGACGTGCCGGTGGAGAACATCTGGACCTCCGCCCTGGCCACCGCGAAGTTCCTCGACGACCAGCGGCCCGGCGGCACCGCGTACGTCATCGGCGAGGCAGGACTCACCACCGCGCTGCACGACATTGGGTACGTCCTCACCGATCATGACCCGGATTACGTCGTCCTCGGCGAGACTCGAACGTATAGCTTCGAGTCGCTCACCAAGGCGATCCGCCTGATCAACGGCGGGGCCCGCTTCATCTGCACCAACCCGGACGAGACCGGCCCCTCCGCCGAGGGCCCGCTGCCCGCCACCGGCGCCGTCGCCGCACTGATCACCAAGGCCACCGGCAAGGACCCGTACTTCGCGGGCAAGCCCAACCCGCTCATGATGCGCACCGGGCTGAACGCGATCGGTGCCCACTCCGAGTCCAGCGCCATGATCGGCGACCGGATGGACACCGATGTGCTCGCGGGCCTGGAGGCGGGCATGCACACCTTCCTGGTGCTGACCGGTCTGACGACCCCCGCCGACATCGACCGCTACCCCTTCCGGCCGTCCACGGTCGTCGACTCCATCGCCGACCTGGTCGGCCTCATCGACGTCGGCTGAGCCCGGCCGGCACCGGCGCGGGCGCGTGCGGGGGAGGGTTTCTGCGAGCCGTTCCCCGCACCCCGACGGACCAGCCCCGTCGCCCCAGCGGATGCGAAAACCCGCCGGACGCGTGAACCTGCCTTTAGGAGGTTCACGATGCGTTCCATACCCTTCACGTTCTGTGGAGCCGCAGTGGTTGCGGTGACACTGATGCCCACCTCAGTCGCACTGGCCGACTCCGGCTCCGGCCAGGAAAAGGACTCACAGACCCGCTCCACCCTCTCGGTGGATCCGTCCTCCATCGCCCCCGGGGATGAGGTGGACCTGCAGTTCGACGGCTGCAAGGGCAAGAAGGCCAAAGGGATCTCCGATGCCTTCGACTCCGACGCCGGCTTCTCGGCCGCCGACGACGGCGGACTCTCCGCCACGGGCAGGATCCGCTCGGACGCCGCGGCCGGCGACTACGACATCTGGGTGACGTGTGACGACGACAAGGACACCCGGGTGTCCGGCACCGTCACCGTCGTCGCCCGCGAAGGCGCCGCACCCGTCGCCCCGATCGCCCCGGTCCGCGCAGGCGGCGGCGGCGCCGCGACGCTCCTTGCCGGTGAGGCCGCCCAGCAGGACGGCCCCGGCGTCGTACACACGGTGATCGGGCTGGTCCTGGCCGCCGTCGCCTCCGTCGCTGTCGCTTTCCGCAGCTCCCGCCGTCGCCACCCGTCCACGGACTGAACGAGATGTCCGCCAAGGACCGCCCGACAGGCACCGGCCGGCTGCTCACTGGCGTGGCCTGGGCCGTCGTGTTGCTGGCCCTGTGGCTCTGGGGACGCGGCATCACCGACGGCTCCGGCGCCAGCTCCGCCCCGACCACCGGCGATGTCGCCGCGGTCGGCCGCCCCCTCGGCGTACCGCTGCCCGCGGCGCACGCCCCGATCAAGGGTGCGGCACCCGAGCGGGTCGAGATCCCCTCGATCGGCATCAAGGCCCCCGTCGTCTCCCGCGGCCTGGACGCGGCGGGAGGGATCGACCCGCCGTCCTTCGCGACACCGCACACGGTCGGCTGGTACGGCAGCGGCACCCGGCCCGGCGCGGCGGGCGCCGCGCTCTTCGTCGGCCATGTCGACACCGAGACCAAACCGGCCGTCTTCTACGGGCTGAGTGCGGCGCGCCCCGGCGCCAAGATCCGGGTGGTGCGCACGGACGGCACGGTCGCCGAATTCACCATCGACGACGTCCAGGTCTTCACCCGGAACCGCTTCAACGCCCACAAGGCGTACGGGCCCCGCAAGGACGGCCGGGCGGAGCTGAGGCTGATCACCTGCGGCGGTACGTTCGACCGGGCGTCGCACGAGTACAACGCCAATGTGGTCGTCTCCGCCTATCTGACCGGCGAGAAGAAGAGTGCGGCCAAGGCAGCCGAGGCCGTGGGCAAGTCCGCGGAGTCCGCCGGGTCCGCCGACTCCGCTTAGGTCGTCCCGAGCAGAAGAGGGATACCCGGCCCGGCCGGCCGCCCGTTCTCCCCCCGGGGCGCCGGCCGGGCCGGTCCTCGACCGCGGTGCGCGGGCTGCGGGAGAAGCCCGGCGCCGACACGGGAGGGCAAGGGGCGTGTGGGCCACTCCTGAACACTGTAGGCCGGTGAACGGTCATGGCCCAGTCGTTTTTTGACGGTACGTCCAGAACCGGTCACTGTCCGTCGTTCGTGAACGTCCTCGTATGTACGGGCAAGCCGGACACCGGGGTGTGCCAGGATGGATTCGACCGGTCTTGTCCGGCACCCAAGGGGGAGTGGATGTACGGCAATTACACCGGCCGGTTCCGCACGGGGGCGGTGGCCGCGGTCGGCGCGATGGTGCTGCTCGCGGGATGTTCCTCGGCCGGCGACGACGGGGACAAGAACCCCGCCGTGATCGGCCGGCAGCCCACGGGCGGCGACCCGTACTGGGTCAACCCCGACGGGAACGCGGCCCGGCAGGTCGCCGCGTACACCAAGGACGGCAACGACAAGAACGCCGACCTGATCAGGAAGATCGCCCGGCAGCCGGTCGGCGAGTGGATCGGCCCGGACAACCCCGAGGCCGAGACGAAGGGCTTCACCGAGGCGGCCGCGAAGGCCGGCCGGGAGGCGCTGCTGGTCCTCTACAACATCCCGCACCGCGACTGCGACCAGTTCTCGAAGGGCGGCGCCGCCGACGGCAACGCGTACCGCGCCTGGCTGGAGAAGGTCGCCCAGGGCATCGGCGACCGCCGGGCCACGGTGATCCTGGAGCCGGACGCAGTGCTGCACCTGGTCGACGGCTGCACCCCACAGGAGTTCCACGAGGAGCGGTACGACCTCCTCAAGGGCGCCGTCCAGCGGCTGAAGCAACTGCCGGACACCCGCGTCTACATGGACGCGGGCAATGCCGGCTGGCACACGCCCGACGCGCTCTTCCAGCCGATCCGGCGGGCAGGCATCGCGGACGCGGACGGATTCGCGGTCAATGTCTCCAACTTCCAGACCACGGCGGCCAGTACGGATTTCGGCAAGCAGCTGTCGGCGAAGGTCGGCG harbors:
- a CDS encoding glycoside hydrolase family 6 protein: MYGNYTGRFRTGAVAAVGAMVLLAGCSSAGDDGDKNPAVIGRQPTGGDPYWVNPDGNAARQVAAYTKDGNDKNADLIRKIARQPVGEWIGPDNPEAETKGFTEAAAKAGREALLVLYNIPHRDCDQFSKGGAADGNAYRAWLEKVAQGIGDRRATVILEPDAVLHLVDGCTPQEFHEERYDLLKGAVQRLKQLPDTRVYMDAGNAGWHTPDALFQPIRRAGIADADGFAVNVSNFQTTAASTDFGKQLSAKVGGKPFVIDTSRNGNGPYDGGDPKENWCNPPGRALGEPPTTDTGEDLVDAYLWVKRPGESDGACKGGPKAGAWWPEYALGLARNTK
- a CDS encoding ABC transporter ATP-binding protein produces the protein MTGTPAPAAAGRTAQGGGIRFDGVSVAYGRNTVLDRLDLTVEPGEVMALLGPSGSGKTTALRAVAGFVRPASGRVWLGDRDVTGLPPHKRGIGMVVQQYALFPHMRVQDNVAFGLKARKVAKAEIPARVAEALELVGMAAYAKRYPRELSGGQQQRVAIARALAVRPGVLLLDEPLSALDARLRSGMLAELARLHRELPDVSILYVTHDQVEALTLADRIAVMDKARLQDCGTPQELYRRPRTEFTASFVGNANLLPVTVAGTAGTVEFAGRRLDVPTGEAADGVTATLCVRPHLVGLGDGPNALTGALAEVQWRGSTHRLYVDVEGHRIKADLPELRDTPALGDRVTLHFAAEDAVLLPAGAGVGGGVRA
- a CDS encoding ABC transporter permease: MLVHSRTGKWATWTVFFLLFVPLFALPLLVIVAASFTTNWSGAFPSGPTTEHYRAATSGDSLQALTTSLITAVGASLLALTIGSWAALAAATLRRRGKRFLDGLFMLPVAVPSVVVGLAVLVAFSRPPMLLNGTRWIVILAHTILVTAFAYQSVSAATVRLDPMYEQAAASLGARPSYVLWRIKLPLLLPSLTAAAGLCFALSMGELSATMMLYPPDWTPLPVQIFAATDRGSLFTGAAVAVVLMGTTLLVLLAVSRIRTKASYR
- a CDS encoding class F sortase; the protein is MSAKDRPTGTGRLLTGVAWAVVLLALWLWGRGITDGSGASSAPTTGDVAAVGRPLGVPLPAAHAPIKGAAPERVEIPSIGIKAPVVSRGLDAAGGIDPPSFATPHTVGWYGSGTRPGAAGAALFVGHVDTETKPAVFYGLSAARPGAKIRVVRTDGTVAEFTIDDVQVFTRNRFNAHKAYGPRKDGRAELRLITCGGTFDRASHEYNANVVVSAYLTGEKKSAAKAAEAVGKSAESAGSADSA
- a CDS encoding 2-aminoethylphosphonate ABC transporter permease subunit — encoded protein: MAPRFVWVLPPVAVLALVFLYPLVLVVQQSVSPDEGGTSLAPYGDVFASASFRSALTTTVWLAVGSTAGCLVLGLVLALVIAFVPFPGGRAVARFIDVFLSFPSFLITLALLFIYGTVGMANGVWRDATGAADGPFHFLTTPWGVLLAEITYFTPFVMRPLLAAFSQLDTAQLEVASSLGAKPARIVRQVILPEALPALAAGGSLVLVMCLNEFGIVLFTGAKGVTTLPMLVYGKAILESDYPAACAVAVVNIAISVGLYSLYRMVSRRVGA
- a CDS encoding HAD-IIA family hydrolase, with protein sequence MAERKPITSWLTDMDGVLIHEGTPIPGADAFIKRLRESGLPFLVLTNNSIYTARDLHARLARMGLDVPVENIWTSALATAKFLDDQRPGGTAYVIGEAGLTTALHDIGYVLTDHDPDYVVLGETRTYSFESLTKAIRLINGGARFICTNPDETGPSAEGPLPATGAVAALITKATGKDPYFAGKPNPLMMRTGLNAIGAHSESSAMIGDRMDTDVLAGLEAGMHTFLVLTGLTTPADIDRYPFRPSTVVDSIADLVGLIDVG
- a CDS encoding 2-aminoethylphosphonate ABC transporter substrate-binding protein, with protein sequence MRKSHLKPLAAVTGALALAATLSACGGSSAASDEKIVTVYSADGLKGENGDGWYDKVFKDFEKKTGIKVEYVEGGSGEMVQRAAREKSNTQADVLVTLPPFIQQADSKGLLTAYEPAGSDQVDGADKSSDSKWTSVVNNYFGFVYNKKELKTAPTTWDELTDAKYKEKIQYSTPGVAGDGTAVLIKAMHDFGGKEPAMEYLKKLQANNVGPSASTGKLAPKVDKGELLVANGDVQMNYAQSKDMPNLGIWFPAKSGSKPTTFALPYAAGLVSKAPHSANGKKLLDFMLSEQAQKDVSEVGGGFSARKDIEATDANAIELSKLMDGVEVFEPDWSDIDANLDGYVDAWKTATGS